A genomic stretch from Helianthus annuus cultivar XRQ/B chromosome 1, HanXRQr2.0-SUNRISE, whole genome shotgun sequence includes:
- the LOC110872039 gene encoding EKC/KEOPS complex subunit TP53RK: MDTEASGENGSLVLIKQGAEARVFESTFAGRKSIVKERFSKKYRHPTLDSKLTLKRLNAEARCMTKARRLGVSTPVLYAVDPVTHTLTFEYIEGPAIKDIFLEFGSKGVVDEKMDDIALQIGDTIGKLHDGGVIHGDLTTSNMLWRSGSNQLVLIDFGLSFVSTLPEDKAVDLYVLERALLSMHSSCGNVMDKILAAYRKSSKQWSATFNKLGQVRLRGRKRTMIG, translated from the exons ATGGATACTGAAGCAAGTGGAGAAAATGGCTCTTTGGTTCTGATAAAGCAAGGGGCTGAAGCT AGAGTTTTTGAGTCAACATTTGCTGGAAGGAAGTCCATCGTTAAGGAACGGTTCTCAAAGAAGTATAGGCATCCGACTTTAGATTCGAAGCTCACACTCAAGCGGTTAAATGCG GAGGCTAGGTGTATGACAAAGGCTAGACGGCTCGGAGTTTCTACTCCCGTGCTTTATGCGGTAGACCCTGTAACGCATACACTCACTTTTGAGTATATCGAAGGTCCCGCTATCAAAGATATATTTCTTGAATTTGGATCCAAAGGAGTTGTTGACGAAAAGATGGATGATATCGCGTTGCAAATCGGGGATACAATTGGAAAGTTACATGATGGTGGGGTCATTCATGGGGATTTAACCACATCAAATATGTTATGGCGTAGTGGCAGCAACCAGCTG gtATTGATTGATTTCGGTTTGAGCTTTGTGTCAACTCTTCCAGAAGATAAAGCTGTTGATTTATATGTGCTTGAACGAGCCTTGCTGTCGATGCATTCTTCTTGTGGGAATGTG ATGGATAAGATACTTGCAGCATATAGGAAGTCTTCAAAGCAATGGTCAGCCACATTTAACAAACTCGGTCAAG TGAGACTACGAGGTAGAAAACGAACCATGATCGGATGA